GAATAGGAAGGCAGCAGAATATTCTGGGCTGCAAAATCTGCAACACGTGTCAAACCAGTTTGGCTAAAGCATggagcaggggaagggaaagggaagagtgGAAAATAAGGttgggcaggaagagggaggctAGATGGTGCTAGAGCTTTGAAGGCCAAACCAGGTTGGATTTTCCTTTACTGTGGACAAAACAGGACATTTGAGGATTTCCGGACGGCTGATTCGAGGAAGATGGCCCTGGCAGCAGTACACTTAAAAGAGTAAATGAGCTTGGCGTGTGTtgtttagtggttgagcgtcaacccatgaacctggaggtcagggttcgattcctggtcagggcacatgcccaggttgtgggctccatttccagtagggggagtgcaggaggcagctgatcaatgattatctctcatcattgatgtttctacccctctcccttcctctctctggaggggggaaaaaagagtaaatggtttacacTTCTCCCCAGtaagagggtaaatagcttaaatcaccctgctcagggagacagatagcagaaatccaattagtgccatttgccaaccacacccaaggacagatgagattaagagaataaatctcattttggtacatcagcataaagctgatgattATCCTATTGAAATCCTCCCCCAAGTCCTCCCCTAAACGCCCAGTCTTAAACCCCTCAAACAAAGGTCCCAGCAAGCactctccttcccaggagcaccccttgcccttcccctccagctccttcttcccccacagacatgcttctcctaaactctaagggaccccatgaggcttgcaaccaggagagcaatgggcagtggcagttcATCCCAGCAAACCCcttgaacctgtccccaaggctcccttttctctgacttcttagtgagccaaagcagcccagcctagtctcatttcctttgtttcactgtccccagctttaataaacagcctctaaaattcacctggaTTCCTGTTGTGAAATTTTTCTGCAGGAAGTCAAGTACTACCAGACTTGACCATACAGTACCACCAGCCCTAGGCAGACCCTCTCAGGGACAGGTCCCCTTTCTGGTAACACCCCTGCCTGGTTCATAATTTTGCTCCTCGAAATATGTCCAGGAACCGTGTCTCCCTCCTGAGGGGGTCAACTTCAGTCCAGAACAGAATTCTCACCTGGATCTGAGGTGGAAATCTGACCCTGTCTACTTGACCCTGCTCTAGCCAGAACCCAGGAACCCAAGGCCACTCCCTCCTCCTTGGAGGGCCTGAACCCATCCACACAGAGCCACACTTCCTGACCCCCGGCTCCATTCACAACTCAGGAGCCCCGAGTCCTAGCTCAGACCTTTCCAGATGCCCAAGGTCTTCCACCCCAGGTGTTTTCTAACATCTATGCCACACGAAGacttcccctgagacctccctaTGATCTGTAACCAAGGAATGACACCTGGCAGAGCCAGAGCGCTCTAGCCAGCATCCTAGGCAATGGCAGTAGTTCAGTATTTTGACTGTCACACCTGTTGTACACTTCTCAACTCCCATCAACCCCTTGTCATTGGATTTCATTTGTTCTGCAATATACAGCTCtcatctcctctccccaccacacCCGCTTCCCCTGAAAACTCACCAGGCTGGGCTGGCAGCACCTGGCAGTGTGGGTAAGGGCACGGCCTGCCCTCTGGGGTGCCAGAACTCCATCTGGAAGGCCCTTCCCCAGGTAGGTGTGGTCCCAGGGGCTGGCGTGGAGTCAGACACAACCACACTGGCTGTGAACTTGGGTAACAGGCACCTGGGGTTTCTGGTACCATCCTCCTTTCTAGGCCCGGAGGTCCGAAGATCAACGGGTGGGCCTCTGGGGACCAAGGGTATGCCAGGCTGGGGTCATAATGGGCGGAAATCTGGCAAGTTAGGTGTGCAGTCAAGTCCTGGGGCCGAGAGGCTGGGGTAGGTTCTGAGAGACCCCCCCGCCGTTTCCTCTGTGGGTGTCGGACAGGGAAGCCAGATTTCTGCAAGTGGAAGAGACtgctgggactgggactggggctgGAAGCATCATTTAGGTCTGGGGCTGGCTCTGTGAGGGCCCCGGGCTGTTGTGGGAGCTGCCCGGTAGGGGCTGCTGCGTTGGATCTGGCAGCTTGCTGATCAGGAGAGGGCGGCTCTGGCTGGGGCTGTGTCCGAGGAACAGCAGGCCGGGACTGGAGGACCCCAGTTTCAGCACCAGGCTTCCTGCCGTGCCACTGGAAGCGCTTTTTGTAGTGGTGGTGCCGATGGCGATGATAGTGGACGTGGCTGGAAACCTGGGCTTCCCCTCTGGGCACCACCGAGTCCAAAGAACGGGGTCGCGAGGTCACACTGGGCTGCGTCTCCTCCCCCTGGGGCTCCCCTTCAGGGCTGCAGTAGACCAAGGGGTCAAAGTCACTGCTGAGAGAGCTGCGGAAGGTAGAACTGCTGCCATGGATGCCTTGCAGGCTGATGTCTGTGCAGTTGACCATTGAGTCACTTGAAGAGCCATGACAGGGCCCCGAACTGGAGTCACTGGCTGGCCCATCTGCCAGGTAGCCGCTGCGTTCTGTGCAGTAGCTTTCTGCGGACCCACTGCTGTCATGAGGCCTGGCCCGGCGTGGGGGTGCTGGGCAAGCGGCAGTGTGCTGTGCAGTGCACTGGAGGCGGCTCAGACCCCAGCTCTGCGCAAAGGGGTGCTGGGCCACTGTCCGATGCTGCTGCTCGCCTGGAGCCAGGGGATGTGGAGCTCTGGGGAGGCGGTGGTGCCGGGGGCCCACGCCTGGCTCCTGGGCAGGTTGGAAGGGACTAGGTCGTGCAGGCCGAGCCACGGCCGTCCGGGAAGGGCCCAGCAGGTAGGAAGCAGGGAGGTGGTAGTGGGCATGACCAGGATGCTGACGAATAAGGTGGAGTCTCCGGCCTGGTTCCTGGTAAGACCGAGAGGGTGCCAGGGACTGGGAAAATGAATCTCCCCCTGGAAGAGAGAACCAAGAGCACAGGTGTTTGCACAGACCTATGAGGGTGCATTCAGAAAGGTGTGGCTGTAGCatacctctctgagcctgcacAGCCTTAGAGCCCAGTCAGAATCTGGGCGACCGAGGACGTTCCTAACCTGTATGTGCCCTGGGATGCCCTCGCTCCCTCCAGTCAGGTTGTCCCCTGGGGTTTCCACTCTGCATGGCAACCCCTGCTCCCCTCAGTCATGGGGGCTCCTTCGCTGCAAGCACACACTGCACCTCTGGGTGGATTCAAAAAAGGCTTTCTTTGCCTCAAGATACTTCATTTCCATCTCTTAGGAAATTGCCATAATATCCTGGTTTTGATAGCATAGGATTGTTTATTGCCAGAAAGTTGAAATAAATATACAAGTTCAGATTTAGACTCAACAAAGCtgtcataaaaatacaaataatttttagaataataAAGATGTCTGCCCTGTGAAGGGCCCTCCCCCTCAGACAAGGCACTCCCGAACAGTGCGCAGCTTAGAGAACTGTTGAGGTAGTGCTGCTTCCTCCCAGCTTCAAGGCAAACCCTTCACCACAGGGAAACCAGGTTCTAGACCAGGGATGGGGAACGTCCAGTCCATGGGCCATATGAGGCCCCCaaatcatttggtttggccctgccaaggcattaggggtgagttaatgaaatgtttgacccaAATAGCAGACTAATTTTAAGCTGATacttttgtatggcctgtgaatgatgttataaatacccgcatggcccttggcagaaacaaggttccccacccctgctctagacccatCTGCCTGTACATAGGGCAGACCTTGGTCCGCCTCCTACCTACGATGTTGAACATGCAGAGGGGACAAGTCCGATGCTGATAGAGCCAGGGGTCCACACAGGCACGGTGGAATTCGTGGAGGCAGGTAATGACTCGTAGCTCCTGGAGAGAACAAGGGGCCAAACCAAAGTTATCTGTAGCTACAGGAGTGGCCAGGAACCAGAACATCCCCCTAACTTCCTCTGGCCTCTCCTTTTGGTATCACCTACTTGCAAAAGACCTCCTAGTGGAATAGGAAAGGTATGGGCTTTGGTATAAAGTAGACCTGGATTTTGCCACttagctgcatgaccttgggcaagtttcttgaCAGTTTTCTGCTGTACAAAAAGGATAAAAAACTAATCTACCCTCACCCCTCATGGTCATGAGACTAAAAGGAGATAATGCATCTAAAGCACCCactgcagggcctggcacatggtacaCACTCAACAAACAATAGTTCTCTTTCCTGGAAAACCAGGAAAATAACCAAACCTCAGGGATGTCCTCTACCTCTGCACCTTGAAGGCTACAAAGGACACAGATGCAGCCAGAGCACTCACACCAGCCTCCTCCCCCAAGCTCTagtctccctccccagcctggtcacAGAGGTGACCCACGGTCTCTGCCTTACCTGGCCCTCAGAGAACTCCTCCAGGCAGATGGCACACACAGGGGCTGAGCTGCAGCTGCTCTCTGAGTCTGGCCACTCAGCCCGGGCCCTCCTACAGCTGGCCTGGTACCTCCTGGTGGCCAGCTGGCTGATGGCCCAGGCTGTTTGCTGCTGAAGGGAATCCTGGGAAGAAAGGTAGGGTTCAGAATGGGTAAGGGATCCTTTTCCCTCACCCCTGGGCCCCAGCTTGTACTCAATTCCCGGTCACCCTGATAGATCATGTGGTCAATTGGCTACCTTTGAAAGTCTGTCCCCTTTGAGTTCATATATGGCTCTGCCAAGCAGGCCaagccctcccaccccactcccccactcaTCAAGCTTCCCTTCCCTTGATGACCTGATGGAGAGAGTTTTTACCCAACTGCCTGCTTAACATCTCAACTTGGATATCCAAGTGGCACCTCAAACTTGGTCCAGCTTCTTCCTCAAACACCCCAATGTGCCACAAACTGAATTCCCTAATCCCaattacccccctccccccaaccacaTACCTGCCCTCCCCCAGTCTTCCCCATCTCAGTCAATGGCAATTCCATTCTTTGAATTGCTCAGGCCAAAAATCTTGGTGCCATTCTTGACTCCTCTCTCTCACACTCCATGATAACCCCACTAGTAAACCTGTAGCTCTACCTTCAGAGCATTTAACTAACTGTTACCTCTTTCCCTGCTACCTCCCTAACCCAAGCTACCATTACCGTCACCTGGATTCCTGTAAGAGCCTCTTAGCTGGTTTCTCTGTTTCCAGTCCTGCCTCCCTGTAATCTAGTCTCCTCAAAGCGGCAAGAGGGATCATATTAAAACTCAAGTCAGATCTTGGCATTCCTTCTGTTAGAAACCCTTCAATGGCTCTCATTTCACCCAGAGTGAAAACAAAATCCTGACAATGGCCTACACAGCCCAATGCAGCTGGGCCCTCATGACTCTGTCCTCATCTCCTGCTCAGTCCTCTCACTCTCTACCTTCCAATCACAGGGCCTTCTCACCGCTCCTCAGACATCCCGCAGGCTTCCGCCTCAAGGCCTTGACTGACTGCTTTCTTCACTCAATCACTATCCCCAGCTACCTGCACAGGTAACCTCCTCCTCCATTTAGGGTCTTTCCTGTAATGGCATCTTCTCAATGAGGCTTCCTggccttactttttaaaaaaaaagaaaaatttttcctAGCAaagcatctttctttctttctttttttattattttatatatttttattgatttcagagaggaagggagagggagagagagataggaatatcaatgatgagagagaatcattgatcggctgcctcctccatgccccctcctggggattgagcccggaaacccaggcatgtgcctttgacaggaattgaacctgggatccttcagtccacagggatgatgctctatccactgagccaaactggctaggaccctGGCCTTACTTTTTAGCTCTGTCCCCTTTGCCTTGCCTCTCctcctttctattttatttttttccctagcACATATGACCATCTAAAATactactagtatatattttacttatttctttttttcattgtctGCCTCGTCCCACTAGAATGAAAGCTCCTGAGGGAAGGGATCTGTTGTCTTTTTTGTTCCCTGTGCTACCCCCAGtccctggaacagtgcctggagCATATGAGGTGGCTCAGTGTATTcatcaaatgaatgaacaaatgagcaaACCTATGGAGCGAGGCTGCTGGAACTCACCAAAGTTAAATGCCAGTATATTCAGATGTAAACTATTTCATGGGCATAAAGGCAACTTCTTTCCTCACTTTGTTTCCTGCTCCTCACcctcccacacacatgcacatgcccaCCTCCACCAGGGAGCCCACCCTGCTCACCGGCCTGCTGTGGCGTGGGCGGCACCGGATACGGAGCACCGAAGCCAGGATGACCACAAAGATGGTGCCCACCACCGTCAGGAGGATCCACACATCATAATCTGGCTGGGGGAGCgaacagagagggaaagggtCATGTTCTGGAAGGAGCTGGGTCAACCTGGTAGGAACATGGGAGTCCGGGTGACATAAAGATTGCGAAAGGTCCCCTTGAGTCTTCTAGCAGAGGGGACGGGGTGGGAAGAACCTGCAGGTGGGGTTAGGTGGTTCCTCCCTGCCCGCAGGCACTTACTTGTAGGAGAAGGTCCTCCAGGTGTCAGCTGTGAGAGGCACTATCTGAAGACCCGCGTGcttggggaaagggggaaagggacCCTCTGAGAGGTGGGAGCTACCTAGTGAGCCGCTGGGTGAGGGTCCTAGCCAGCAGAGAAACACCGGCCAGGGTTCAGGGGGCCCAGGGTCAAGGTTTCCTTCTGGCTCTGCTACTCTGCGCCACGAAACCACAGAGCTGAAAACAACGTTAAAACTCAGCTGGGCCGATTGGCTCTTTCTgcagatgaggcccagagaggaagagaaagcacCCGGAGACACACAGCTGGTGGATGAAATTGGACTAGGGGGTTTCCAAAGTCTCTCCAGGAGTCTAGGGGCTTTCGGTGGGAGATGCCAGGAGACAAAGTGGGGGTAAGAGCAGGTGCTGGCGCAGGGTCTGGAGACCAGCAGTGCTTACCCAGGTCGGGGGCTCCTTCAGCTCAATCTTCACATGGGCCTTTCGGTTCTTGTACACAAACTCCATCAGCTTCTCAGCATCATTACCCCAGATCAACACCACTGGCCAAGTCAGCCCCagaggctgctgcagctgcagaagGAAAGTGCCCACAGGGCTGCTGTGTCCTGACTTCTCCGCCCCCTGTCACTTCATCTTCCTCTGGCCAGcaccacctcccacaccccactGTCCCTGGTACCTGCTCCGCAGCAGCTCGGTCCTCGGTGATGTCAAAGAGGACGGCGCTGGCTCCTCGCTCACCCGCCATTCGGGCCTGCAGAGGCACACAGCAGAGGGCCAGCTGGGGTCAGAACAGGACACAGCCCATCCACACCCCACTGTACCTGCTCACACACCCACCCCTTCCCAGGGCCCTGTACACGCCGCACCCCAGCGCACTCACATGTAAGGGGTCAGTGGAACTGGGGTTCCCTACC
The genomic region above belongs to Myotis daubentonii chromosome 16, mMyoDau2.1, whole genome shotgun sequence and contains:
- the RNF43 gene encoding E3 ubiquitin-protein ligase RNF43 isoform X3 — encoded protein: MAGERGASAVLFDITEDRAAAEQLQQPLGLTWPVVLIWGNDAEKLMEFVYKNRKAHVKIELKEPPTWPDYDVWILLTVVGTIFVVILASVLRIRCRPRHSRPDSLQQQTAWAISQLATRRYQASCRRARAEWPDSESSCSSAPVCAICLEEFSEGQELRVITCLHEFHRACVDPWLYQHRTCPLCMFNIVGGDSFSQSLAPSRSYQEPGRRLHLIRQHPGHAHYHLPASYLLGPSRTAVARPARPSPFQPAQEPGVGPRHHRLPRAPHPLAPGEQQHRTVAQHPFAQSWGLSRLQCTAQHTAACPAPPRRARPHDSSGSAESYCTERSGYLADGPASDSSSGPCHGSSSDSMVNCTDISLQGIHGSSSTFRSSLSSDFDPLVYCSPEGEPQGEETQPSVTSRPRSLDSVVPRGEAQVSSHVHYHRHRHHHYKKRFQWHGRKPGAETGVLQSRPAVPRTQPQPEPPSPDQQAARSNAAAPTGQLPQQPGALTEPAPDLNDASSPSPSPSSLFHLQKSGFPVRHPQRKRRGGLSEPTPASRPQDLTAHLTCQISAHYDPSLAYPWSPEAHPLIFGPPGLERRMVPETPGACYPSSQPVWLCLTPRQPLGPHLPGEGPSRWSSGTPEGRPCPYPHCQVLPAQPGSEEELEELCEQAV
- the RNF43 gene encoding E3 ubiquitin-protein ligase RNF43 isoform X2, coding for MSGGHQLQLAALWPWLLMATLQAGFGRTGLVLAAAVESERSAEQKAIIRVIPLKMDPTGKLNLTLEGVFAGVAEITPAEGKLMQSHPLYLCNASDDDNLEPGFISIVKLESPQRAPRPCLSLASKARMAGERGASAVLFDITEDRAAAEQLQQPLGLTWPVVLIWGNDAEKLMEFVYKNRKAHVKIELKEPPTWPDYDVWILLTVVGTIFVVILASVLRIRCRPRHSRPDSLQQQTAWAISQLATRRYQASCRRARAEWPDSESSCSSAPVCAICLEEFSEGQELRVITCLHEFHRACVDPWLYQHRTCPLCMFNIVGGDSFSQSLAPSRSYQEPGRRLHLIRQHPGHAHYHLPASYLLGPSRTAVARPARPSPFQPAQEPGVGPRHHRLPRAPHPLAPGEQQHRTVAQHPFAQSWGLSRLQCTAQHTAACPAPPRRARPHDSSGSAESYCTERSGYLADGPASDSSSGPCHGSSSDSMVNCTDISLQGIHGSSSTFRSSLSSDFDPLVYCSPEGEPQGEETQPSVTSRPRSLDSVVPRGEAQVSSHVHYHRHRHHHYKKRFQWHGRKPGAETGVLQSRPAVPRTQPQPEPPSPDQQAARSNAAAPTGQLPQQPGALTEPAPDLNDASSPSPSPSSLFHLQKSGFPVRHPQRKRRGGLSEPTPASRPQDLTAHLTCQISAHYDPSLAYPWSPEAHPLIFGPPGLERRMVPETPGACYPSSQPVWLCLTPRQPLGPHLPGEGPSRWSSGTPEGRPCPYPHCQVLPAQPGSEEELEELCEQAV
- the RNF43 gene encoding E3 ubiquitin-protein ligase RNF43 isoform X1, with amino-acid sequence MSGGHQLQLAALWPWLLMATLQAGFGRTGLVLAAAVESERSAEQKAIIRVIPLKMDPTGKLNLTLEGVFAGVAEITPAEGKLMQSHPLYLCNASDDDNLEPGFISIVKLESPQRAPRPCLSLASKARMAGERGASAVLFDITEDRAAAEQLQQPLGLTWPVVLIWGNDAEKLMEFVYKNRKAHVKIELKEPPTWPDYDVWILLTVVGTIFVVILASVLRIRCRPRHSRPDSLQQQTAWAISQLATRRYQASCRRARAEWPDSESSCSSAPVCAICLEEFSEGQELRVITCLHEFHRACVDPWLYQHRTCPLCMFNIVGGDSFSQSLAPSRSYQEPGRRLHLIRQHPGHAHYHLPASYLLGPSRTAVARPARPSPFQPAQEPGVGPRHHRLPRAPHPLAPGEQQHRTVAQHPFAQSWGLSRLQCTAQHTAACPAPPRRARPHDSSGSAESYCTERSGYLADGPASDSSSGPCHGSSSDSMVNCTDISLQGIHGSSSTFRSSLSSDFDPLVYCSPEGEPQGEETQPSVTSRPRSLDSVVPRGEAQVSSHVHYHRHRHHHYKKRFQWHGRKPGAETGVLQSRPAVPRTQPQPEPPSPDQQAARSNAAAPTGQLPQQPGALTEPAPDLNDASSPSPSPSSLFHLQKSGFPVRHPQRKRRGGLSEPTPASRPQDLTAHLTCQISAHYDPSLAYPWSPEAHPLIFGPPGLERRMVPETPGACYPSSQPVWLCLTPRQPLGPHLPGEGPSRWSSGTPEGRPCPYPHCQVLPAQPGEFSGEAGVVGRGDESCILQNK